A single genomic interval of Natator depressus isolate rNatDep1 chromosome 16, rNatDep2.hap1, whole genome shotgun sequence harbors:
- the C16H9orf78 gene encoding splicing factor C9orf78 homolog, whose product MPSGKVFRRRRADSEEEEEDEQVTEEVRLKLEEAKEVQSLRRRPNGVSAAALLVGEKLQEETTLVDDPFKIKTGGMVDMKKLKERGKDRINEEEDLNLGTSFSAETNRRDEDADMMKYIETELKKRKGIVENEEQKVKLKNAEDCLYELPESIRVSSAKKTEEMLSNQMLSGIPEVDLGIDAKIKNIIFTEDAKARLLAEQQNKKKDSETSFVPTNMAVNYVQHNRFYHEELSAPVRRNKEEPKARPLRVGDTEKPEPERSPPNRKRPPNEKATDDYHYEKFKKMNRRY is encoded by the exons ATGCCGTCGGGGAAGGTTTTCCGCCGGCGGAGAGCGGACtccgaggaagaggaggaggatgagcagGTCACCGAGGAGGTCAG ATTAAAACTTGAGGAAGCAAAAGAAGTTCAGAGTCTCAGAAGACGGCCCAATGGGGTGAG TGCTGCAGCCCTGCTTGTTGGGGAGAAATTGCAAGAAGAGACAACATTGGTG gaTGATCCCTTTAAGATAAAGACTGGTGGGATGGTGGACATGAAGAAGCTGAAAGAACGTGGCAAGGACAG GATTAACGAAGAGGAGGACCTCAATCTGGGAACCTCTTTCTCAGCAGAAACCAACAGGCGGGATGAGGACGCTGACAT GATGAAGTACATTgagacagagctgaagaagaggaagGGGATTGTAGAAAACGAGGAGCAGAAGGTGAAGCTGAAGAATGCTGAGGACTGTCTGTACGAGCTGCCTGAGAGCATCCGTGTCTCTTCAGCCAAGAAGACCGAAGAGATGTTGTCCAATCAGATGCTGAGTGGCATTCCTGAAGTGGATCTGGGAATAGA cgcaaaaataaaaaacataatcTTTACTGAGGACGCCAAGGCAAGGCTGCTGGcagagcagcaaaacaaaaagaaagacagTGAAACCTCTTTTGTTCCCACAAACATGGCTGTGAACTACGTCCAGCACAACAGAT TCTATCATGAGGAGCTGAGTGCACCAGTGAGGAGGAATAAAGAAGAACCAAAAGCCCGTCCACTGAGAGTGGGGGATACGGAGAAGCCAGAACCCGAGC GGTCCCCTCCGAATCGCAAGCGCCCACCCAATGAGAAAGCAACAGATGACTACCACTATGAGAAATTCAAGAAGATGAACAGACGATACTGA